From Ignavibacteriales bacterium, a single genomic window includes:
- a CDS encoding phytanoyl-CoA dioxygenase family protein: protein MTQSSALSSLYPVSREQVEEYQRGGHIFLPNVASRSDLDEYRPLILEIVDEVARERDPQGRIADYGKMFTQVTNVWRKSEAVKRFVVAKRFARIAAELMGVSGVRLYHDQALVKEPGGKPTPWHQDFYYWPLDTEHTITMWMPLVDVPREMGSMSFALGSHLNSAFKQLPISETSQAYFEQVIREQNSQVCSYALKAGDATFHSGRSLHSAHANSSSVRREVMTIIYYADGTRILEPDNQHRKVDMEVFHPGQKPGEVAASELNPLLYSRS from the coding sequence ATGACTCAGTCTTCTGCTCTTTCATCGTTGTACCCGGTCAGCAGAGAGCAGGTCGAGGAGTATCAGCGCGGCGGGCATATCTTCCTGCCGAATGTCGCGTCCCGAAGCGACCTCGATGAATATCGTCCGCTCATTCTGGAAATTGTGGATGAAGTTGCCAGGGAGCGGGATCCCCAGGGGCGCATTGCCGATTATGGCAAGATGTTTACGCAGGTGACCAACGTCTGGCGCAAGAGTGAAGCTGTCAAGCGATTCGTTGTTGCGAAGCGCTTCGCCCGCATTGCCGCCGAGTTGATGGGTGTAAGCGGCGTCCGGCTGTACCATGATCAGGCATTGGTCAAAGAACCCGGCGGGAAGCCGACGCCATGGCATCAGGATTTCTATTACTGGCCGTTGGACACTGAGCATACGATCACAATGTGGATGCCCCTCGTCGACGTCCCGCGTGAGATGGGCTCGATGAGTTTCGCGCTCGGTTCGCACCTCAACAGCGCATTCAAACAACTGCCGATCTCGGAAACATCTCAGGCGTACTTCGAGCAGGTCATTCGTGAGCAGAACAGCCAGGTGTGCAGTTATGCGTTGAAAGCGGGGGATGCGACGTTCCATTCGGGCCGCTCGCTCCATTCCGCTCATGCGAACTCAAGCTCCGTTCGGAGAGAAGTCATGACGATTATTTACTATGCCGATGGAACGCGCATTCTGGAGCCCGACAACCAGCACCGGAAAGTCGACATGGAAGTGTTTCACCCGGGGCAGAAACCCGGCGAAGTGGCAGCAAGCGAACTCAATCCGCTCCTCTACTCGCGATCATGA
- a CDS encoding response regulator yields MSELTPRDDIKKSVSEILKRVDRLIRAGEVDQAMREIIQAKDIDPKNVYIFAYEERITYLKEEHEKHKQQEQTRHAAEEAARRRDGEAKKRAEEAIRQIDEARRAEAARQARAYSPGVSPSPPVRQEARPSIEKLEQELRDLEADIQKKETEARRLQQSATPSPEQLEQYQKELARAWEDGALTPLEEEQLKELRMHLGIGIQDHSHLTKRVQLDAYRTAFRGAWSTGAITPERFSDLADMRKRFHISTEESDRLEAEILWEARSASQSATLLIVDDDVKLLNLVSDILREANYVVRAFTTSDEAFKFLKESTPDMIISDINLETSTMGGFTFYEKVREMDHLQNVPFIFLSGLTDEVLIRTGKELGVDDYLTKPFSDETLLATIKGKLKRFKKLSQTSKKK; encoded by the coding sequence ATGAGCGAACTAACCCCCCGGGATGACATCAAGAAATCGGTGAGTGAGATTCTCAAGCGCGTGGATCGTTTGATCCGGGCGGGCGAGGTCGATCAGGCGATGCGGGAGATTATCCAGGCGAAGGACATCGATCCGAAGAACGTGTACATCTTCGCCTACGAGGAACGCATTACATACCTGAAAGAGGAGCACGAGAAGCACAAGCAGCAGGAGCAAACCAGGCATGCGGCCGAGGAAGCCGCCAGGAGACGGGACGGCGAGGCCAAGAAGAGAGCGGAAGAAGCGATCCGTCAGATCGACGAAGCCCGGAGAGCAGAAGCCGCCAGACAAGCGCGGGCATACTCACCCGGGGTGAGCCCATCCCCGCCCGTGAGACAAGAAGCGCGCCCTTCAATTGAGAAACTTGAACAGGAGCTGCGTGATCTCGAGGCGGATATTCAGAAAAAGGAGACCGAGGCACGCAGGCTGCAGCAAAGCGCTACCCCTTCACCGGAGCAGCTGGAGCAGTACCAGAAAGAGCTCGCCCGGGCTTGGGAGGACGGTGCCCTTACGCCCCTCGAGGAAGAACAGCTCAAAGAGCTTCGCATGCATTTGGGAATTGGCATCCAAGACCATAGCCACCTGACAAAAAGAGTTCAATTGGATGCCTACAGAACTGCGTTTCGTGGAGCTTGGTCCACGGGCGCCATCACTCCGGAACGGTTTTCCGACCTTGCCGACATGCGCAAGCGGTTCCACATCTCAACGGAAGAGTCCGATCGGCTTGAAGCTGAAATTCTCTGGGAAGCGCGGTCGGCAAGCCAATCTGCCACCTTGCTAATCGTTGATGATGATGTGAAACTGCTCAACCTCGTCAGCGACATTCTCCGGGAGGCGAACTACGTCGTGCGTGCATTTACCACTTCGGACGAAGCGTTCAAGTTTCTGAAAGAAAGCACTCCCGACATGATCATCTCTGACATCAACCTGGAAACCTCCACCATGGGGGGCTTCACATTCTACGAAAAAGTGCGCGAGATGGATCACCTGCAGAATGTGCCGTTCATTTTTCTCAGCGGGCTGACGGATGAAGTATTGATTCGGACGGGGAAAGAACTCGGCGTCGACGACTATCTCACCAAGCCGTTTTCCGACGAAACGCTGCTTGCAACAATTAAAGGAAAGCTGAAGAGGTTCAAGAAGCTTTCGCAGACATCGAAAAAGAAGTAG